One Antennarius striatus isolate MH-2024 chromosome 9, ASM4005453v1, whole genome shotgun sequence genomic window, TAGGTCAGCGGATGCAGAGCAGGGAAAACAGGGACGGCGCTCAACAGTCAGTTCAATATAAGAACTCCAACGCTTTGGCTTACCTCTCCCGTGTTTCATTTAAACTGCGTTATTTTCGCTCCCAGCGATCTCATTGTCTGTGGCGATTGTCAGGAAACAGCTGTagttacttcctgtctgtaaacatctgttgtcatctccactgatttttgtcccattaACAAACACTGTGTTTACTGGTGGTTTCAGTAGGACCAGCCCATGTAGTGTTTACATAGTGAACAACGGAGTCACGTTCAGCGGACTGAGAAAGTGTCTCTACGCCCAGCGCAGAGACATCAACAGTGATGAACGAGagacaaacaccaggaaaaaagaGCCAAATACGTAATAAAGtcactgaaagttaaaaaagttccaaacGGAACGCAAGTGCACGAACGTTCACGTGGGGGCATGTAGACAAAACGCATGTGAgccagaggggggagggggtgtagatagaggcagctcagagggggaggggggtgtagATAGAGGTAGCtcagagggggagggagatctagatagaggcagctcagaggtggagggggtggagacagggagctgagagctacgtTCCATTAACACAGAGCGTTTGGGGACGGAGAtgatttgatcaatattcaatcaaagatattgatgaccatggatcagtttggggcaagacatttcaaacacagtgtaggacgtctggcagctgaatgacaggACATACACAAAGCAGAATAAGGGCGCTTTAAGACGGTGTCTCTGCTGAGGGAGAAGACAGACCTGGAAACGTGAGGTAATACGATGGACATGTAGCAGGACAGAGaagttttattgtatttaattcTGAGTTAAAGTTGTCCTGGATTACAGTCATagattcatgtttgttttttaacctttatCGTCTAAACTTACACCCACtgcgtctgattggtcagccAGCAGCTACGTTCTCAAGGCTGTCAACCGGTGATGATGCCCATCAGGGACCTCCGTGTTTACCTGACAGGGGCCCTGATGTTTGCTCTGTTCCAGGTGTGTTAGATACTGTACTCCAGTGGCTCCACACACCAGTACCTATCAGCCACTGGTGGCTCCACACACCAGTACCTATCAACCACTGGTGGCTCCACACACCAGTACCTATCAACCACTGGTGGCTCCACACACCAGTACCTATCAACCACTGGTGGCTCCACACACCAGTACCTATCAACCACTGGTGGCTCCACACACCAGTACCTATCAACCACTGGTGGCTCCACACACCAGTACCTATCAACCACTGGTGGCTccattgctggagcctatcccagctgacttgagGGGgacgggggacactctgagtaggacgccagtgcactgtggaaattgatcattttgatctttgattttttttacagtgtagtgATCCCCGTGGGCAAATTGTCTTACAGCTCAAATGTACCTGGAAAACCAACTTTAAAGCACAAAGGAGCGTCTCTGTACAGTAGAAACACGGCTCTCATtaacagaggaaaataaaaaccctcggtttcttttcagcaccGTAGCCGGGCTAACAAACATACCGGTATGGAGTTATAAATGACCTCTTAATAGCATCACAGAAAGGTCTTCTGGTTTCGTTTTATTAGACCTGTTTGACACGTTGATCACAATGTTCTTCTCTGGAGACCAGAAGATGAAGTGGGGATTAAACACCCAGCATTAAACTGGTTCAGATCATGTCTGACCGACGTCAGTTTGTTCATGTCAGTAATAATGTCCAGAGGGAGGGTCTTTGTTGTGGGACCCTCAGGGGTCTGTTCTGGGGCCACTTCCGTCtgtttcatctgtgtgtgttacccCATCCATCCCTTTCCTATACCTCTTCCTTGCGGgggctagagcctatcccagctgggttgggagtgaggcgggggacactctgggtgcgacgtcacacagtgacacagacaaacatgtacacacacctTCAATCACTCCttcggtcaatttgggactggctgAGTAGCTTTaagcatgtttctggagggggggcagACAAGATTCCATCCTAATCTTAAAAACATACCCCCCAGCGGTTGGATGTTACTGCGTTCTGTGTTCTGGGGATGAGTGTGTGCATCAATGGAGGTCATAAATTCAACCAAGGTACAGACCTGAAAAATGTTTATGACACGTTtaagacacaaaagaaaaacaggtggGTTCACAAACGAGACGTTCAGTGAAGATTCATGAAGAGACGATTGTGAACGTCTTCATGTGGAACCGTTTGTATCATCACCTCTGACAGGCACTGAACACCCAACCGATGGGATGATCCTCACATGAACGCAGTCTGAGTCAACCCCCAGGAGGTCCTCCATCAGGTGCACCAGGACCTCCATCAGGTGCATCAGGACCTCCATCAGGTGCACCAGGACCTCCATCAGGTGCATCAGGACCTCCATCAGGTGCACCAGGACCTTCATCAGGTGCACCAGGACCTCCATCAGGTGCATCAGGACCTTCATCAGGTGCACCAGGACCTCCATCAGGTGCATCAGGACCTTCATCAGGTGCACCAGGACCTCCATCAGGTGCACCAGGACCTTCATCAGGTGCACCAGGACCTCTGTCTCTGGAGGTGTCTCAGGATGTCCAGGATGGAGTCCAGCTCCAGCCGGAAAGCTTCCAGCTCTCTGGTCTTGTCCTGAGCTACACGCTTCCAGCGCTCCACCTCTGACTGCTGATCATCACCCAACATTTGCCGTGACCCCTGAATCACCTGCAGGAGGACGGGGGACAGCCAGTGGTTCTGGTCAGTATGAGAACCTTAATGTTGCCTTTCAGGGTAACAATCATGAGCTCTGCTGGAATCCTTTAAACGCCTTTGATTAATCACCAATAATCTACGACCTATGGAACTGTCAGAGCGTGTCTTCTGTGGATGTTTAGAGGCTTAACGGCTACAGTGAAGGTTTCACGTTTTAGAGAACGGTCTGATCCAAGTCCTGCTGGAATCAGACTCGGATGACGCGGTACGAGTCACTTCGTACGTGAGATTGATTCTTTAAAACTCTACGACTTCATCAGTTGTTTAGGAGAACGCTGAATTGCTGTTCCattcatgttttttaaatttgctcaACTGTCATTCAACATGAGGGGTGAGTGGAGTGACTAGACTTTTACCTCAGGGTACGCTGGTCCCTCAGTGTTGTACACAAGGCTCCAGTGTGAAACAAGAGTGTTAAACCCACTGAACTGTTGAAGGTGCTCCTATCCATGATGAGTATGAACCATGTAAAACTACCTGCTGcagctctctgtctctgtgctgGTGACTGAACTCCATGCTGAGGAGCTTCTTCTCCAGGTTAGACAGGAGGTTCACCTCTGGACACTGAGCTTCCTTCACGTCCTTCAGCTCTGTCAGTAGTCTGATCAGCTGTTACAGGACGGAAACAATCAATGTTAAATATACTGGAGAAAATACCTGTaatcttcatttaaaatatctgaTAATCCTGcacaaaaaataatcacacaaaGAACCAACTTAAGCTTCTAGATTAATGGAGTATAAATGGAATGAATTTAACAGATTTAGAGGAGGTAACACATTTTGTTCTATTTATCCTTACGATGACTGAAAAATAAGAACGCAGAAGCTGCttttaaaagcattttcttcattaacaCTTATATTTCTTCCTGTTCCTTAATCTTTTGCCACATGAGAATGTTATACTTTTAACAAGATGATTTTAAATGAAGTAAAACACGACTGAAGTTGTATTATTCAACCATCAGCTGTCGCTCCTGACTGAGCAGCACTCAGGTCTGTCAGGTGGAATCATCATcataaacctttatttaaacagcGTGCAGCACAATCTAACTGAACGTCTGAACATCAGGTTTCAtttccccaaaaaaaccaaacgcAGCTTTTCTTAAATGAAAGATAAAATCATAAATCAAGACTTTTCTACTAAATCCATCATTCAGTAATTGTGTCTTGAATTCAGCATGACATTCCTGCTGCTTGAAAAAGAACCGAAATAAACCATAAAATTATTCATAATGTGAAACTAACATGAAAATGATCCAAGTTAAATGTTCATAGACGTGTAAACCGACCACGTGAGGACACTTCCTGTGTGGCTCTACAAGGCCTTTGTGAGACCTCATGACTTCTGTTAACATGTTGAGATGTTTAACCTCCACCTGCTTCTGCAGGGCGTCCTCTCGGGTCCGGGACACCTCCAGAGCGTCTTTAGTTCCCCGCAGCTCGTCCACTTGGGTTTGGAGATACTTGGCTTTTATCTGCAGGTAGATGTGAGGTCAAATCAACAGAGTTACCTTCTGGACTTCCTGCTGCATGTTTGGAGCACCTGATGACGCAGTACCTCCTGAGAGTGGAGCTCATTGGTCAGTTCAGCCACCTTGGAGGAGGAGTTTTCCAGGGCGTGTGTGACGTGCAGCTGGTCCAACACCCTGAGGTGTTCTGCCTTCAGGGAGGAAAGCTGCTCTTCACAGTGCTGCTGCTGTCTAACACATCAGTCACATGACAGTCACATGACAGTCACTTCACCATCCCCCCAGGCTCTGCAGCAGAGCTGTGTCCATGCGGTGAACACACCTGTGCAGCTCCTCTCTGGCTCGGAAGGCTTCAGACCTCAGCGCCTCCTTGTCCTGCtcgtcctgcagctccagctgtTCCAGACGCTTCTTCAGAACCTCATTGTCCCGAAGAACCTCAGAGATGTGAGTGTCTGTCCACAACCAGCCAGAAAGGATGTCAGCTCACAGGAAGGTCACTGTTTAAAGTCCCAGGCCCCCCCAGTCTACGTGCTGATGGAAGCTCAAACTGCCTGGGTTCCAACtaaattccaactaaactcatcagaGAAGCCCTGcctttacttggcaaccacttccttaatataatataattaacatgtctttatctactggatatgtaccacggtcctttaaagtagctgtaattaagccacttctcaaaacacctaacctggaccctactgttctaaataattatcgacccatctcaaatctcccgtttttatctaagatcttggagaaaatagtcgctaatcagttatgtgatttccttaaatccaacagtttattcgagaatttccagtcaggtttcaggaaacatcatagtacggaaacagcacttgtcaaggttagcaacgaccttctaaccgcttcagacagaggacttgtttctctactggttctcttggacctcagtgcggcgtttgacacaactgaccacaatattcttctggcacgtctggaccaaacaattggtattaagggatcagcactgatgtggcttaagtcctatttaactgaccgttcccagtttgttcacgttaataacaactcctctcagtcaactacagttagttatggagttcctcaaggctcggttcttggtccaatactgtttatcttgtacatgcttcctctgggtaatttgataaggaaacactccatcaacttccattgttatgctgatgatacacaattatatctctggattaaacctgacgaagtcagccagttgtgcaaattacaggcgtgtatcaaagggattaaagattggatgacgaataactttttgcatctaaattccgataaaactgaggtcattttgctcggcccaaaaactgttagggatgtagtgccaagtgatctaataaccttggatggcatcacgtttgaggccaaaaccactgcgaggaacctaggtgtcatctttgatcaggatctctggtttaacacacacatgaagcaggtttctagaacggcctttttccatctcaaacattgctaaaatcagacatattttaaaacggagtgatgcagagaaattaatccacgctttcatcacttccagactagatcactgtaacgcacttttttcaggctgccccaaaaagtcgctgaagagtcttcaactaattcagaatgctgctgtccctgttctgaccaggaccaatACCAGAGACCATGTTCTGAGCAGTACCAGTACCaaagaccaggttctgaccaggaccagtaccagagaccaggttctgaccaggaccagtaccagagaccaggttctgaccaggaccagtaccagagaccaggttctgaccaggaccagtaccagagaccaggttctgaccaggaccagtaccagagaccatgtttctcctgtgttgcttctctgcactggcttcctgtgaagctaggatagatgttaaaatactcctcctcacttccaaagcccttggtGGCACCGACCTACCTGAGGGaactttagttccttataatccatctagagcattacgctctcaacatactggcctactggtggttcctagaatttataaaagtaggacgggggctagagccttttgctatcaagcctctctattgtggaaccacccccctccctcagttcggggggcagacaccctctcactatttaagactagacttaaaacttttctttttcataaattttacaattaaggcaacttatgttactacgtttatattcatatagacctacactggtggagactcaacatccagactcactgagttcctctctcctcccccttctctccaaccatctctgttactcctcctcctctctgatctcactctccaagtctccaatcacaccctactaactaaacttcttccctggagtctctgtgctctatgttctcacaggtttttctcaggttcacccctcatccacccatctgctatggacctgctcttcccatcccaccagtaccacccctaacctaattatcagCTGGGGTctggcttcctttttcctccgcgccaccatactgttccacccctcatccacccatccgctgtggaccatctgctgtggacctgcacctcccatccaccagtatcacccctcacctacccattgactggggtcctgctgcctctcttccttggtgtcatcttactgttccactcctcatccgcccagccgccgtggaccttcctctgtggacctgcccctccaagcccaccagtaccccccctcatccatccatcagctggggtcctgcttcctttcctcctccttcctccatacagtcatccaatcagctgtagttgtgccttgactttatcaacctgaaccatattgatactgtctctgtctggcctgtctcactctctctctgtctctctctctctctctctctctctctctgaccctgttcttatcttcctttgatttcttctccacccaaccggtcgaggcggatggcccccaaaagagtctgggtcctgtccggagtttcttcctcaatgagggagtttttccctccactgtctctgatgctctggagggttcagttgggtttctgtctgttaaagcgctttgaaatgtctgctgtcatgattaagagatatataaataaaacttgattgattgattgattgtatttAAAGGGTCTCTTGGTGATGGCTCAAATCCAGAGAAGAATTTCTTCTTCTGGAtaatcaaaaggaaaaaacagaGCCACAAAACCTGTGTGTACGAAAACCTTAGGCCACGCTGACCCCTCCTGTTAGATTTAAGGATTTAAGCTCAATGAATTGAAGTTAAATTCATTGACATCTTGTGTTGCTATCCTACAGTAACTGTGGACCACATTATAAAAGTTACTTCAAATATTTCGTCATGATGTTCTCACTCAGACTGTCGAAGTCCATATTAAATCTGGAAGAACTAAAAAATGAATTTCACACAGAATGAGGGTCGTGAACTTAGATCCCATCTGTGATGAAAACTGGAACCAATACTCTGTCAGTATAAACATCTGAGTGTTGTGAAGCTTCAACACAACTCACTTTAACAGAATGCATTGTTTCCATAACTTATACATAATGAATGAAGCACAGGTAAAGTATACATGTCCATTAGTTGGACaaatgtggggttttttcaCAACTTGAGCTTTTTTAAAAGGctgaaatggatgaaaatgattttagttattttaaatggggacgATGTTCCTTGACCTCCCACATCTGATGCTGGTGCTACAGCCCTTATGATTTGGGGATAAATAAAGATTGCCTTGACCTTACACTCATACCTGTAAAGAACATGGGCTCATAGGTCTTCTCACTGCTGACAGCTGGAAACATTTCTTGCCCCACAcatgtttctcctgcaggacagGCTGTTTTTGATGAGCCTGGATGTCGTCTGTTTCCAGAACGGGTTTCTAGTCTTGGGTGTGAGCCGGTCAACatattcctcctctccttctggaGTCTGTCCACAGTGCGGCTCAGCTCCTGAATGCAGCGCGTCTTGATGCCGAGCTCTCGGTTCAGACGCTCTATCCGAAGGCCAAAGGCTTCCTCGGTTTGAAGCTGGAGTCGTCCTGGACTTGGATGGGCCTGTGTTGGGAAGGATTACATCACAAGCTAGGACTAGTCTGAAGGTAAGGAGTAGTTAGGCAATGTCTGTCTCAGCAACCTTCtgtttcagctgctgctgcagagaccCAATGTGGTCCTGAAGGGACTTCTCTTTTTCCTGGTGGCTTTCCTTCAAGCGTTGCAGCTCTTTCTCCAGCATTTGAACCCGAGACGTCTTTGGTCTGGTTGCAGCTGTTGAACCTTCAACATTCAGCTTCTGTTCCAGTTCAGAGATCTGCTGCTCGTAGCAGAGCTAATAACATAAAACAGAACTGTCACACGGGAACTAGAATGATTTTACCATCCaattattaaaaatgcaaaacaacaaGAACCTAATCCAAAGAAGAATAAACAAATCATTTAATATTCAAAGTAAATATGAGGCCTTTCTATGTGTCCTGTCTTTATAATCATCAAAATAATCTGGTATATAAGTAAAGTATTCACTCTACACATCGTCCCGCAGTCAAGTCAGTACCCTTAATGTCTAAAAATCTACATACAGCAGATATTAAATTCATGAAACATCCCATTGGACTTAGTGTTACCTTTATACTGTGGAACTGTTGTTCCAAAGCACGAAGGCTGCCCTTGGCCTCCTCATCGTGCTTCTCTAGTTCAGCCTCCAGATGCTGGATTCTGCGTTCCAGTAGGACACTGGTTCTGCTGGGTGGTGACGTCTTGGAAGCTTCTGTGTGCTCTTCATCGCCAGCTGTAGCTGCAGCGTAGATCTGAGCATGCTGGGAATTTGGTTCTCGATGCCTCAGTATCTGCTCCAGATCCTTGATCTGATGAGATAAAGATTATGTTCATATAGGGGTAAATAATCCAAATCTCTCCTCCTAGAACTGCCCCCTTATCATAGTGGGGgagtctgactgactgaatgatcccaggagctatgtttatgggctttatgctcctgctaggggctcccttggcaaacaggtacTGGGAGACGGGCCAGACTAAGAGAGTAGCAAAACCCCAGTGATGACAAAAATAACAAGGGCTGTGATATGGTGCAAGcagggccccaccctggagccaggcccgggttAGGGCTCTATGTGAGTGCCTTGTAGCCAGGTCTCTGCCCACCCAAAAGAACAGCGCGAGCCTAACCTCCGGTGAACTCACCCCCCACcaaggaaaccgtaggggatgggtgcagtgtggactgggtggcagtcgtcagcatggggcccGACGACCCAacccccagacaaagagtctagctctggggacatggaatgtcacctcgctggggggaaagcagccagagcttgtgagggaggttgagaggtaccgactagatatagtcgggttcacctccacccacagcttgggctctggaacccaaacccttgagaggggctggactctccacttttctggtgttgcccaaggtgaaaGGCTggggggctggtgtgggcttgcttatagccccacagctcagccttcatatgttggagttcaccccggtgaacgaaGGGTCATgtccctgcgccttcgggttggggacaggtgtctcactgtcgtttcggcctatgggccaaacagcagtgtggaatatccggccttcttggagtgtctgggggggggggggtgtacagAATATTGctctgactggggactccattgttctccttggggacttcagcactcacgtgggcaatgacagtgagacctggaaaggggtgactGGGATGAACGCCCCCCCCGATCTGAACATGAGTGGTgctctgttattggacttctgtgctggtcacagtttgtccataacgaacaccttgttcaaccacagggatgtccatcagtgcacatggcaccaggacaccctaggccagaggtcgatgatcgacttcgttgtcgtatcatcagacctccgaccacGTGTGTTGGatactcgggtgaagagaggggcggagctgtcaacccatcaccacctggtggtgagctggatccgctggcagagcaggaggccggacagactcggcagggcCAAAGGTGTTTTGAGTCTGTTGGggacgtctggcagaaccctctgtcagtgaggtcttcaactcccacctccgggagaccttctcccagatcctgcaggaggctggggacattgagtcagagtggaccatgttctctgcctccattgtcgaagcggctgcttggagctgtggtcacaaggtctctggtgcctgtcgcagcggtaacccccgaacccagTGGTGGACACCAGAAGTAAGGGATACCGTCAAGCTGATGAAGGAGTTCTATCAGATCTTGTTAAATTGTGGGGctctggaggcagctgacagattggatggctggatggacaTATAGACAGTTATATAGATAGACACTTAATCCCCGAGGAAGGCATACTGCAGCTTGGGTAGTCACAGAGGCAAAAACTCAGGTCTGGGAAGAGtttggggaggccatggaggaagactatcggtcagcct contains:
- the cep162 gene encoding centrosomal protein of 162 kDa isoform X2, whose protein sequence is MDKGEGQYICADSEMIPAVNVSSSGLDSLEEEEEKFRVFAQLETGVSSPIDYSELNRGLDSTNSTFGADLRRLGRAVEQDRGVPGDARASGAISTSSGSTRHSDGLEKEENAEEFLEKREGDSCLGEELAARLVQRERELQTIRDKAKDLSSLRQHNYLPPSKVHKHSQLRNPEEGSQKRRADVTDSTAQEWLQQIDKKIQEQEMLLKGYQQENERLYFHVKDLQNKQKTSEDTMIHGNQRPMEELTFTRQQLNKNSLSLGNVSPMDHTHHFTHLASVSKFQVNEAKLSEEIQKLRQEKQNLDMELQQTKKERDLARAQALSTQADRARQEERHTQEVGSLMKKLQWFAENQELLEKDGVRLQAAGAEILRLKEQIKDLEQILRHREPNSQHAQIYAAATAGDEEHTEASKTSPPSRTSVLLERRIQHLEAELEKHDEEAKGSLRALEQQFHSIKLCYEQQISELEQKLNVEGSTAATRPKTSRVQMLEKELQRLKESHQEKEKSLQDHIGSLQQQLKQKAHPSPGRLQLQTEEAFGLRIERLNRELGIKTRCIQELSRTVDRLQKERRNMLTGSHPRLETRSGNRRHPGSSKTACPAGETCVGQEMFPAVSSEKTYEPMFFTDTHISEVLRDNEVLKKRLEQLELQDEQDKEALRSEAFRAREELHRQQQHCEEQLSSLKAEHLRVLDQLHVTHALENSSSKVAELTNELHSQEIKAKYLQTQVDELRGTKDALEVSRTREDALQKQLIRLLTELKDVKEAQCPEVNLLSNLEKKLLSMEFSHQHRDRELQQVIQGSRQMLGDDQQSEVERWKRVAQDKTRELEAFRLELDSILDILRHLQRQRSWCT
- the cep162 gene encoding centrosomal protein of 162 kDa isoform X3 — protein: MDKGEGQYICADSEMIPAVNVSSSGLDSLEEEEEKFRVFAQLETGVSSPIDYSELNRGLDSTNSTFGADLRRLGRAVEQDRGVPGDARASGAISTSSGSTRHSDGLEKEENAEEFLEKREGDSCLGEELAARLVQRERELQTIRDKAKDLSSLRQHNYLPPSKVHKHSQLRNPEEGSQKRRADVTDSTAQEWLQQIDKKIQEQEMLLKGYQQENERLYFHVKDLQNKQKTSEDTMIHGNQRPMEELTFTRQQLNKNSLSLGNVSPMDHTHHFTHLASVNEAKLSEEIQKLRQEKQNLDMELQQTKKERDLARAQALSTQADRARQEERHTQEVGSLMKKLQWFAENQELLEKDGVRLQAAGAEILRLKEQIKDLEQILRHREPNSQHAQIYAAATAGDEEHTEASKTSPPSRTSVLLERRIQHLEAELEKHDEEAKGSLRALEQQFHSIKLCYEQQISELEQKLNVEGSTAATRPKTSRVQMLEKELQRLKESHQEKEKSLQDHIGSLQQQLKQKAHPSPGRLQLQTEEAFGLRIERLNRELGIKTRCIQELSRTVDRLQKERRNMLTGSHPRLETRSGNRRHPGSSKTACPAGETCVGQEMFPAVSSEKTYEPMFFTDTHISEVLRDNEVLKKRLEQLELQDEQDKEALRSEAFRAREELHRQQQHCEEQLSSLKAEHLRVLDQLHVTHALENSSSKVAELTNELHSQEIKAKYLQTQVDELRGTKDALEVSRTREDALQKQVELIRLLTELKDVKEAQCPEVNLLSNLEKKLLSMEFSHQHRDRELQQVIQGSRQMLGDDQQSEVERWKRVAQDKTRELEAFRLELDSILDILRHLQRQRSWCT
- the cep162 gene encoding centrosomal protein of 162 kDa isoform X1 encodes the protein MDKGEGQYICADSEMIPAVNVSSSGLDSLEEEEEKFRVFAQLETGVSSPIDYSELNRGLDSTNSTFGADLRRLGRAVEQDRGVPGDARASGAISTSSGSTRHSDGLEKEENAEEFLEKREGDSCLGEELAARLVQRERELQTIRDKAKDLSSLRQHNYLPPSKVHKHSQLRNPEEGSQKRRADVTDSTAQEWLQQIDKKIQEQEMLLKGYQQENERLYFHVKDLQNKQKTSEDTMIHGNQRPMEELTFTRQQLNKNSLSLGNVSPMDHTHHFTHLASVSKFQVNEAKLSEEIQKLRQEKQNLDMELQQTKKERDLARAQALSTQADRARQEERHTQEVGSLMKKLQWFAENQELLEKDGVRLQAAGAEILRLKEQIKDLEQILRHREPNSQHAQIYAAATAGDEEHTEASKTSPPSRTSVLLERRIQHLEAELEKHDEEAKGSLRALEQQFHSIKLCYEQQISELEQKLNVEGSTAATRPKTSRVQMLEKELQRLKESHQEKEKSLQDHIGSLQQQLKQKAHPSPGRLQLQTEEAFGLRIERLNRELGIKTRCIQELSRTVDRLQKERRNMLTGSHPRLETRSGNRRHPGSSKTACPAGETCVGQEMFPAVSSEKTYEPMFFTDTHISEVLRDNEVLKKRLEQLELQDEQDKEALRSEAFRAREELHRQQQHCEEQLSSLKAEHLRVLDQLHVTHALENSSSKVAELTNELHSQEIKAKYLQTQVDELRGTKDALEVSRTREDALQKQVELIRLLTELKDVKEAQCPEVNLLSNLEKKLLSMEFSHQHRDRELQQVIQGSRQMLGDDQQSEVERWKRVAQDKTRELEAFRLELDSILDILRHLQRQRSWCT
- the cep162 gene encoding centrosomal protein of 162 kDa isoform X4, which encodes MIPAVNVSSSGLDSLEEEEEKFRVFAQLETGVSSPIDYSELNRGLDSTNSTFGADLRRLGRAVEQDRGVPGDARASGAISTSSGSTRHSDGLEKEENAEEFLEKREGDSCLGEELAARLVQRERELQTIRDKAKDLSSLRQHNYLPPSKVHKHSQLRNPEEGSQKRRADVTDSTAQEWLQQIDKKIQEQEMLLKGYQQENERLYFHVKDLQNKQKTSEDTMIHGNQRPMEELTFTRQQLNKNSLSLGNVSPMDHTHHFTHLASVSKFQVNEAKLSEEIQKLRQEKQNLDMELQQTKKERDLARAQALSTQADRARQEERHTQEVGSLMKKLQWFAENQELLEKDGVRLQAAGAEILRLKEQIKDLEQILRHREPNSQHAQIYAAATAGDEEHTEASKTSPPSRTSVLLERRIQHLEAELEKHDEEAKGSLRALEQQFHSIKLCYEQQISELEQKLNVEGSTAATRPKTSRVQMLEKELQRLKESHQEKEKSLQDHIGSLQQQLKQKAHPSPGRLQLQTEEAFGLRIERLNRELGIKTRCIQELSRTVDRLQKERRNMLTGSHPRLETRSGNRRHPGSSKTACPAGETCVGQEMFPAVSSEKTYEPMFFTDTHISEVLRDNEVLKKRLEQLELQDEQDKEALRSEAFRAREELHRQQQHCEEQLSSLKAEHLRVLDQLHVTHALENSSSKVAELTNELHSQEIKAKYLQTQVDELRGTKDALEVSRTREDALQKQVELIRLLTELKDVKEAQCPEVNLLSNLEKKLLSMEFSHQHRDRELQQVIQGSRQMLGDDQQSEVERWKRVAQDKTRELEAFRLELDSILDILRHLQRQRSWCT